From a single Gracilimonas sp. genomic region:
- a CDS encoding biopolymer transporter ExbD, producing MAHFKKKNAGSKQEVPTSAMPDVVFMLLFFFMVTTVLREVTLKVRVNLTQAENIEKIEQKRLLSYVYIGPERLPGNKLGEDKVQIDDAIVEDIGGIRTLMYDKLREQPKLIVSLRVDENSEFGLLTDVQEELKQASTFRINYSTRREP from the coding sequence ATGGCTCATTTTAAAAAGAAAAATGCAGGCAGTAAGCAGGAAGTGCCAACTTCCGCCATGCCGGATGTTGTATTTATGTTGCTCTTCTTTTTTATGGTGACTACCGTATTGAGAGAAGTAACATTAAAGGTTCGTGTTAACCTCACCCAAGCCGAGAACATTGAAAAGATTGAGCAAAAGCGACTTCTTTCTTATGTGTATATCGGGCCGGAAAGACTTCCGGGTAATAAACTTGGTGAAGATAAGGTTCAAATTGATGATGCTATCGTTGAAGATATTGGTGGAATCAGAACACTGATGTACGACAAACTTCGCGAACAGCCTAAATTGATTGTTTCTTTACGTGTCGATGAGAATTCCGAATTTGGACTTCTAACTGATGTTCAGGAAGAATTGAAGCAGGCTAGCACGTTTCGAATTAATTACTCCACACGTCGCGAACCTTAA
- a CDS encoding biopolymer transporter ExbD yields MLLKKRKRESAEINGSSMADIAFLLLIFFLVTTTINVDTGIGLVLPPPLEDDVEPPPIKERNLMNILVNQEGRIVMDEEFYQLGEVKTRLIEFIKNPTNDPNLAETPDLAIISIRTQRETPYRIYVDMLDEVMGAYKDLRDEASRANYGVPYGALEEDSPQQEQVKDMYPKKISIAEPNE; encoded by the coding sequence ATGCTACTTAAAAAAAGAAAAAGAGAAAGTGCGGAGATCAATGGGTCTTCCATGGCGGATATCGCTTTTCTCTTGCTGATCTTCTTTCTGGTAACTACAACAATTAACGTTGATACCGGAATCGGGTTGGTTCTTCCTCCTCCATTAGAAGATGATGTGGAACCACCACCGATTAAAGAAAGAAACCTGATGAATATTCTTGTGAATCAGGAAGGGCGAATTGTAATGGATGAAGAATTCTATCAGCTTGGTGAAGTAAAAACTCGTTTAATTGAGTTCATTAAGAATCCAACAAACGACCCTAACCTTGCAGAAACCCCTGATTTGGCAATTATCTCAATCAGAACCCAACGCGAAACTCCGTATCGAATTTATGTCGATATGTTGGATGAAGTAATGGGTGCCTATAAAGATCTCAGGGATGAAGCTTCAAGAGCTAATTATGGTGTTCCATATGGTGCCCTTGAAGAAGATAGTCCTCAGCAAGAGCAGGTAAAGGATATGTATCCTAAGAAAATTTCAATAGCAGAACCTAACGAATAA
- a CDS encoding MotA/TolQ/ExbB proton channel family protein: MISSIALFLLQAPADEGFFNVVVAKFNEGNEGGWMWPVLVTLILGLAIFLERIITLNLADINTRKFIVNVQEALQDGGIEAAEELCAQTRGPVASVFQAGLMRSHEGIEAAEKAISAYGSIEMSFLERGLVWLSLFIAIAPLFGFLGTVVGMIEAFDDIEAAADISPSIVAGGIKTALLTTAGGLIAGIILQIGYNYCVSKIDRLIAEMEESSITLIDSIIMLNEGKDLVPPSTSDTDA; the protein is encoded by the coding sequence ATGATATCGTCGATTGCTCTTTTTCTCTTACAAGCCCCTGCTGACGAAGGGTTTTTTAATGTCGTAGTAGCAAAATTTAATGAAGGTAATGAAGGCGGATGGATGTGGCCGGTATTGGTTACATTGATCCTCGGTCTCGCTATTTTTCTTGAGCGGATCATTACTCTCAACCTTGCTGACATCAACACACGTAAATTTATTGTAAACGTACAAGAAGCTCTTCAGGATGGTGGTATTGAAGCTGCCGAAGAACTTTGTGCACAAACCCGAGGTCCTGTAGCGTCAGTATTCCAAGCTGGTTTAATGCGTTCACACGAAGGCATCGAAGCAGCTGAGAAAGCAATTTCGGCATACGGCTCTATTGAAATGAGCTTCCTCGAGCGCGGTCTTGTATGGTTATCACTTTTCATTGCAATTGCTCCGCTATTCGGATTCCTTGGTACCGTAGTAGGTATGATCGAGGCGTTCGATGATATTGAGGCTGCAGCTGATATCTCCCCAAGTATTGTAGCGGGTGGTATTAAAACTGCGCTTTTAACAACCGCCGGAGGTCTGATTGCGGGTATTATTCTTCAAATCGGATACAACTACTGTGTATCTAAAATTGACCGACTGATTGCAGAAATGGAAGAAAGTTCAATCACACTGATTGATTCCATTATCATGCTGAATGAAGGAAAAGATTTAGTTCCTCCATCTACTAGCGACACTGACGCATAA